Part of the Caulobacter sp. SL161 genome is shown below.
GTTCGCCGACCATTCGGGAGGCAGAAGCGGGCGGAAACCGGACAGACGCTCGACATCCAGTGCCCAGCGATCGATCCCGCGCCCGGCGAGAAGCGCTGTGTGTATCACATTCTCCCCGCCCAAGGCCAAACCCAATTCGTTCGAATTGAAGGCGCCCAGCAGGCGGGGCGTGTTGGCGGCCCTGCGCGCGGCTGAAAGAACCTTTCGGCGACCGTCTTCGGCGCCGTCAGAGGCCTCGATCAGCCAGGCCACCTTGCCGGTTCCCAGGGCGGCGACCACCTTCTCGAAGCCCGAAATAATGCTCCCGGCCTTGCGCGCAAGACCCAGGCCCTCAAGGACCCGGCGGGCCAAGAGCGCCTCGACCTGGTCGGCGAGGTCCGCCGGCGCGGTCAGCTTGGTCTTGGCGGCCCGCGAGAAGAGGCCCTTCTTGGCGGCGGTCGTGATCGAGTCCCGATCCGCTCCGACCCAGATCCCGCGTCCCGGTAGCTTTCGCGCCAGATCCGGAACCACCGTCCCGTCCGGACCCGCCACGAAGCGGATCAGGCGCGCTTCGTCCGTCGCTTCGCCCAGGACGATGTCCTTGCGCAGGCGATTGGCTTCGGCGTGGGTCTTGGGCGCAGCGGCTTCGGTCATGATCCTGTGGGACCTTCTGGGAGCGCGAACGGCCCCGCGGAGGTTTCCGCGAGGCCGTCAAACACCGCTCCGAAGGGCTTAGGCCTCTTCTTCAGCTTCAGCGGCGACGTCGCCTTCGGCCGAGGACTCTTCCTCGAACTCCGGTTCCGGCTCGGGCTCCGGCGGCGCTTCGACCCAGCCCATGGCGATACGGGCGCGCATGATCAGCGCCTCGGCGTCCTCGGGCGACAGGTTGAAGCTTTCCAGGATGCCCGGCTCGCGCACGCGCTCGCCGCCCTTGTTCTCGAACCAGCCGCGCATGTCGTCAGGCACCAGACCAGCGAGGTCTTCGATCGACTTCACGTCGCCTTCGCCCAGGGCCACGGCCATGGCCAGGGTCACGCCCTCGATGGTCAGCAGTTCGTCTTCGACGCCCAGGGCTTTGCGCTTGGCGTCCAGCTCGGCGGCTTCCTTTTCGAGGAACTCGCGAGCGCGGGTTTGCAGCTCCTCGGCGGTTTCTTCGTCGAAGCCCTCGATCGTGGCGATTTCATGCGGCTCGACATAGGCGACGTCTTCCACCGCGGCGAAGCCTTCGGTGACCAGCAGCTGGGCGATGACCTCGTCGACGTCCAGGGCTTCCTGGAACAGGGCCGTGCGCTCGGCGAACTCGCGCTGACGACGCTCGCTCTCCTGGCTTTCGGTCATGATGTCGATCTGCCAGCCGGTCAGCTGCGAGGCCAGACGGACGTTCTGGCCGCGGCGGCCGATGGCCAGCGACAGTTGTTCGTCCGGCACCACCACTTCGACGCGCTCGTCTTCCTC
Proteins encoded:
- a CDS encoding RNA-binding protein, which translates into the protein MTEAAAPKTHAEANRLRKDIVLGEATDEARLIRFVAGPDGTVVPDLARKLPGRGIWVGADRDSITTAAKKGLFSRAAKTKLTAPADLADQVEALLARRVLEGLGLARKAGSIISGFEKVVAALGTGKVAWLIEASDGAEDGRRKVLSAARRAANTPRLLGAFNSNELGLALGGENVIHTALLAGRGIDRWALDVERLSGFRPLLPPEWSANGREDD